A genomic segment from Triplophysa dalaica isolate WHDGS20190420 chromosome 22, ASM1584641v1, whole genome shotgun sequence encodes:
- the cops4 gene encoding COP9 signalosome complex subunit 4, producing the protein MATGVRQELAQLMNSSGSHKDLAGKYRQILEKALQFTDAEQLEALKAFVEAMVNENVSLVISRQLLTDFCTHLLNLPDVTAKTVCHFTLEKIQPRVISFEEQVASIRQHLATIYEKEEDWRNAAQVLVGIPLETGQKQYNVDYKLDTYLKIARLYLEDDDPVQAEAYINRASLLQNESTNEQLQIHYKVCYARVLDYRRKFIEAAQRYNELSYKSIVHETERLEALKHALHCTILASAGQQRSRMLATLFKDERCQQLSAYGILEKMYLDRIIRGNQLQEFAAMLMPHQKATTADGSSILDRAVIEHNLLSASKLYNNITFEELGALLEIPPAKAEKIASQMITEGRMNGFIDQIDSIVHFETREPLPTWDKQIQSLCFQVNNLLEKISQAAPEWTAQAIEAQMTQ; encoded by the exons ATGGCGACCGGCGTGAGACAGGAGCTCGCCCAGCTGATGAACTCCAGTGGCTCTCATAAAGATCTGGCTGGGAA ATATCGTCAAATATTAGAAAAGGCTCTTCAGTTTACTGACGCAGAACAACTTGAGGCACTTAAAGCATTTGTTGAAGCGA TGGTCAATGAGAATGTAAGCTTGGTTATATCCAGACAGCTTTTGACAGACTTTTGTACACACCTTCTAAACCTGCCAGACGTTACAGCAAAAACTGTTTGCCATTTTACACTGGAAAAGATTCAGCCCAGAGTCATTTCATTTGAAGAACAG GTGGCTTCAATCAGACAACATCTAGCCACAATCTATGAAAAAGAGGAGGACTGGCGGAACGCCGCTCAGGTTCTTGTGGGCATCCCTCTGGAGACGGGACAAAA ACAGTACAATGTGGACTACAAGCTGGACACCTATCTGAAAATTGCCCGTCTGTACTTGGAGGATGATGACCCGGTTCAGGCTGAGGCCTACATCAACCGAGCTTCTTTACTTCAGAACGAATCCACCAATGAACAGCTGCAGATTCACTACAAG GTGTGCTATGCCAGAGTACTAGACTACCGGAGGAAGTTCATCGAGGCTGCTCAGCGCTACAATGAGCTTTCCTACAAATCCATTGTCCATGAGACCGAACGTTTGGAAGCTTTGAAGCATGCTCTTCATTGCACTATACTGGCCTCTGCAG GTCAGCAGCGCTCGCGTATGTTGGCCACGCTGTTCAAGGACGAACGCTGTCAGCAACTTTCAGCCTATGGCATTTTGGAGAAGATGTACCTGGATCGAATCATTCGAGGAAATCAACTGCAGGAGTTTGCCGCCATGCTGATGCCACATCAGAAAGCCACCACAGCAGATG GTTCAAGCATCCTAGACCGAGCAGTCATTGAGCACAACCTGCTGTCTGCTAGCAAACTATACAACAACATCACTTTCGAAGAGCTAGGAGCACTTTTAGAAATTCCACCTGCAAAG GCAGAAAAGATCGCCTCACAAATGATCACAGAGGGTCGCATGAACGGCTTCATTGACCAGATAGACAGCATTGTCCATTTTGAAA CGCGAGAGCCATTGCCCACCTGGGACAAGCAGATTCAGTCGCTGTGCTTCCAGGTGAATAATCTGCTGGAGAAGATCAGTCAGGCAGCACCAGAGTGGACCGCACAAGCTATCGAGGCCCAGATGACACAATAA
- the lin54 gene encoding protein lin-54 homolog produces the protein MDVVSPELNSLLPDEIMDTEAIAMEEELPAEHLAPPPQSESEPAQVPMETEVPEIVTLCTTTTAMQMTTTSSHAQCSTISGAQHLLAPSGLVTGAASKTTSPGVTHSLSKISSVTVPANHQLIINKVATSPGVDGKPPGTAVLKPEGQKLLVAGLSKTGQPIMLALPQTWNKPATTQGTGDAKTQIKMLTTVGKPVIAVSSASQLLSTSTPLQAQQLKTLQITKKPPVSSAGPMITKLIITKALNNKGLTNPASGAPVVTGRVVTQGTPLTPPRNINIGETTGTVQQNTSGNSKVAISPLKSPGKLTVVSVASQSPLSPQKSVTLPLNVALGQQILAVQQSAATSPAKVGTSLSGAQGVKPVQGVTVTGMGTSQYKTIIPLSTTPNVQQIQVPGSRFHYVRLVTATTGSGTLHTVANTNTNSSIQPAKSVMMNAAVRMSVPIVQAQTVKQVVPKPLTSATQVVTTSQTPQRLIMPATHLPQLQPNLTNLPPGTVLTSAHGSGNMGYMLPAPYVTQIPQPTFVTITSSSTFSANTAIQTQARLSLNGLQTSDAASRQRKPCNCTRSQCLKLYCDCFANGEFCSNCNCVNCFNNLGHESERLKAIKACLDRNPVAFKPKIGKGKEGESDRRHSKGCNCKKSGCLKNYCECYEAKIMCSSICKCMGCKNFEESPERKTLMHLADAAEVRVQQQTAAKTKLSSQISDLLTRTTPALTSGGGKLPYTFVTKEVAEATCDCLLEQVEQAELNNQTAATAERLVLEEFGRCLRRIISFAGKAKTDCPINC, from the exons ATGGATGTGGTATCACCTGAGCTCAACAGCCTCCTCCCTGATGAGATTATGGATACTGAAGCTATCGCAATGGAAGAGGAACTCCCCGCCGAGCATCTCGCACCTCCTCCCCAATCCGAATCGGAGCCGGCTCAGGTTCCTATGGAAACGGAGGTGCCTGAAATCGTCACCCTGTGTACGAccaccacagctatgcagatgaccaCAACCTCCAGCCACGCTCAATGTAGCACCATCTCTGGAGCTCAACACCTCCTGGCCCCCTCCGGTCTCGTGACTGGCGCCGCCTCCAAAACCACCAGCCCTGGTGTGACTCATAGCCTCTCAAAAATCTCCAGCGTCACCGTCCCGGCCAATCACCAGCTCATCATCAACAAAGTGGCCACCTCCCCTGGTGTGGATGGCAAACCTCCGGGCACTGCTGTGCTGAAGCCAGAGGGTCAGAAACTTCTGGTTGCCGGCCTCAGTAAAACAGGACAGCCCATTATGTTGGCTCTACCCCAGACTTGGAACAAACCTGCCACCACCCAGGGCACAGGGGATGCCAAAACCCAGATCAAAATGCTGACAACAGTCGGGAAGCCGGTGATAGCTGTGAGCTCGGCCAGTCAGCTGCTGAGCACCTCCACACCGTTGCAAGCCCAACAGCTGAAGACCCTTCAG ATCACAAAGAAGCCTCCGGTGTCTTCAGCCGGACCAATGATAACAAAGCTCATCATCACAAAGGCTTTAAACAATAAAGGACTGACCAATCCCGCGTCAGGAGCTCCTGTAGTGACTG GTCGGGTTGTTACACAGGGCACTCCATTGACCCCTCCACGTAACATCAACATCGGTGAAACGACCGGGACTGTGCAGCAGAACACATCTGGCAACAGCAAAGTGGCCATCTCACCTCTGAAGTCTCCTGGCAAG CTGACAGTTGTTTCGGTGGCAAGTCAGTCTCCACTCTCACCCCAGAAGTCTGTGACGCTCCCTCTGAATGTTGCTTTGGGTCAGCAGATCCTCGCTGTCCAACAGTCTGCTGCCACCTCACCTGCCAAAGTAGGAACCAGCCTTTCCGGTGCACAG GGTGTGAAGCCAGTGCAGGGGGTTACTGTGACAGGGATGGGGACATCTCAGTATAAGACCATCATCCCCCTCTCCACAACACCTAATGTACAGCAGATTCAGGTGCCAGGCAGCCGCTTTCATTACGTACGACTCGTGACCGCCACAACCGGCAGCGGCACCTTGCATACGGTTGCCAACACCAACACTAATTCTTCTATTCAACCAG CCAAGTCTGTGATGATGAACGCTGCGGTACGGATGTCTGTACCCATCGTACAGGCACAGACTGTTAAACAG GTGGTACCCAAGCCCCTGACATCAGCAACGCAGGTGGTGACCACCAGTCAGACCCCCCAGCGCCTCATCATGCCAGCCACACATCTGCCTCAGCTCCAGCCCAACCTGACCAATCTTCCTCCGGGCACTGTACTTACCTCCGCACACGGCTCTGGGAACATGGGATACATGTTGCCGGCGCCGTATGTCACACAG ATTCCCCAGCCTACGTTCGTCACTATAACCAGCAGCTCCACCTTCTCTGCGAACACGGCAATACAGACCCAAGCCAGGCTTTCTCTCAACGG TTTACAAACATCAGATGCCGCATCTAGGCAGAGAAAACCCTGTAACTGCACACGCTCACAGTGTCTGAAATT GTATTGTGATTGCTTTGCCAATGGGGAGTTTTGTAGTAACTGCAACTGTGTTAACTGCTTTAACAACCTTGGTCATGAGAGTGAAAGACTTAAGGCGATTAAG GCTTGTTTAGACCGAAACCCGGTGGCCTTCAAGCCAAAGATTGGCAAAGGCAAAGAAGGCGAGTCAGACAGGAGACACAGCAAAGGGTGCAACTGTAAAAAATCCGGCTGCCTGAAGAACTACTGCGAGTGTTATGAG GCAAAAATCATGTGCTCTTCAATCTGCAAATGCATGGGCTGTAAGAACTTTGAGGAGAGTCCAGAGAGGAAGACACTGATGCACCTGGCAGACGCAGCAGAGGTGCGAGTACAGCAGCAAACAGCAGCCAAAACCAAACTGTCATCGCAGATCTCGGATCTGCTCACCAGAACGACTCCAGCGCTCACCAGTGGAGGCGGAAA GTTACCGTACACATTTGTCACGAAGGAAGTGGCCGAGGCGACGTGTGACTGTTTGCTGGAGCAGGTCGAACAGGCAGAGCTCAACAACCAGACTGCGGCCACGGCCGAGCGCCTCGTTCTGGAGGAGTTCGGCCGCTGCCTGAGGAGAATCATCAGTTTTGCCGGCAAAGCCAAGACGGACTGTCCCATTAACTGCTAG